CGTCGAGGGCCACGAGGCGGTGACGCGCGACAACTGGCGCGGCATGCGCGGCCCCGCGGAGCTCGCCCGCGTGAACACTCCCTTTGAAGGCTGGCCGGTTGCGCAACAGACTGCGCCGGACGCCTACGCCGCCGTCCTCGCCAAGGCCGGCGCCACGCTCCCACGCCGCGATGCGGTGGACGCGCGCATCATGGAAATGGTCCGCACCGGCAAGGTGACGGTCGGTGATGGTATCATCCGCGATCCGAAGGAGGTCGGCGGCTTTCCACCGCTGACCTTTGATCCCGCGACCGTGCTGGCCGACACCGATGGCGACGGCATGCCCGATGCGTGGGAGAAACTGCACCGCTTCGATGCCGCCAACCCGGCCGATGGTGCGACGGATGCCGACGGTGACGGCTACACGAACATCGAGGAGTGGCTCAATGGCACGAACCCGCGCGAGGCGATCGACTACCGCAACCTCGGCAACAACGTGGACACGATCAGCTGAGCCGGCGGAGCCGTCGGCTCAACCGGCGTCCTCGTTTGAATACACGGCTGACACGTCGTCGTCCGCGTCGAGGGCGTCGTGGAGTTTTTCCAGCGAAGCGGCGGTGGCGGCGTCCACCGGCACGGTGGTCGTCGGGATGTAGGCAATTTCGGCGGACTCGGGCTTGAGGCCGGCCTTTTCCAGCGCGTGGGCGACCTTGTCGAAGGCGTGGATGCCGCAGCGGACCTCGTGGCCCTGTTCGGATGTGATGACATCGTCGGCACCGGCCTCAAGGGCGATTTCCATGAGTTTGTCCTCGGCGACCAGATCCTTCGCGACGAGGAACTGGCCGGCGTGGAGAAACTGGAACGCGACGGCGCCGTTCTGCGCGAGGTTGCCGCCGTGGACGGAGAAAATGGAGCGGATGTTTTGCGCGGTGCGGACCTTGTTGTCGGTCGTGGCCTGCACGACAAAGGCGACGCCGCCCGGGCCGTAGCCCTCGTAATGGAGTTCCTCGAAGACCACGCCGGGCAACTCGCCGGTGCCCTTCTTGATGGCGCGGTCCACGTTCTCGGCCGGCATGTTGGCCTCGCGGGCCTTGAGCAGGAGGGTGCGGAGGCGGGCGTTGCCGTCGGGATCGCCGCCGCCGGCCTTGGCGGCCATGGTGATGTCCCGTGAGAGCCGCGAGAAGACCTTGCCCTTGCGGGCGTCGGTCACGGCCTTGAGCCGCTTCACCTTGGACCATTTGTTGTGGCCGGCCATCAGGGGAGGACGGAGCACTGAAAGCCCGCGCGGAGCGCGGGCTCCATCTTATTTCTTCTTCTTCGGCGTGACGTTCTTCATCCCGCCGGCCTTGGCGCCCTCGGGATTGTTGATCGGCAGGTCGGGCTCGGGCAGGCGGTTGATGATCATCTGCTGGCCGATGGTGAACAGGCCGTTGATGGTCGAGTAGAGCGCGAGGCCGGAGGCGAAGGTGTAGCAGAAGAGCGTGAAGATCCAGGGCATGATCTTGAACATGGTCTGCTGTGCGGGATCGGCCGAGGGCATCGGCGTGAGCTTCATCTGGATGATCATGGTCGCACCCATGAGAATGGGCATGATGTTGACCGGCAGACCGAAGACCCGGGCGATGGTGTCGGGTGCGGAGAGATCGGCGACCCACAGGAACTCGGCGAAGCGCAGGTCGGACGCGCTTTGCAGCATGGCGAAAAAGCCGACGAAGAACGGGATCGTGATGAGGATCGGGATGCAGCCGCCGACGGGATTGACCTTGTTCTCGCGGAAGATGCGGAGCGTCTCGGCCTGCATCTTCTGGGGGTTGTCCTTGTATTTCTCGCGGAGGGCCTGCATGTGCGGCTGGAGCTTGGCCATGCGCTTGGCGGACTTGGAGGCGGCGAGCGTGAGCGGCAGGAACACGATCTTCAGCCCGAGCGTGGTGATGACGATGGCCCAGCCCCAGGCCCAGCTCGGCGAGACGTGCGCCATGAGCCCGTGCACCCAGTTCATGATGGTAAGCAGCAGCGGGGCGAAGAAGCCGGAGAGGAAGATCTTGTTGAAGAAGAAGGAGTCGAATTGCATGACCTTCTCCTCGCCGTGCTTGAAGATGTCGGCGTTGCCGAGGCGCTTGTATTCCTTGGGGCCGGCGTAGTAGTTGGCGCCGAAGGTGGACGAGGCGCCGGCGGCGAGGGGTTTCAGCTCGAACTGGGCGTAGCCGGTGACGCCGTAAAGGCGGTGGTCATCCACGGGCGCGTTGGGATCGAGCTTCACGCGCTCGGCCCGCACGCCGCTGCCCGGCTGGTCGGGCGTGAGGATCATGCAGAAGAACTGGTTCTTCACCGTGGCCCAGGTGACGGCGGAAGGGCGCTCGATGAACGCCGGGGGGCGTCCGTCCTTCACGCCGATCCAGCTGAGGAAACCGCCGCCCTCGAGGTCGCTGCGGGCGATGAAGTGGGTGTCCTCGCCGTCACCGTAGCCGGTGTTGAGATACATGCCGTAATCGGCGGCATTGAGGGGCACGGCGGTGCCGAGGTTGAAGACGGCCTTGGGCATCACCTGGGCGGCATCGGTGAGGTTGCGGAAGGTGGTCTCGTGACGGATCTGGTAGTTGTCGCGGCCGGCCTCCTTGGCGAGCGAGTAGCGGCGGGTGATCTCGAGCGTGGGCGTGGTAGCGCGATAGACGGCCTCGGTCTCGGACTTGGAAACCAGCGCGTAGGCGGTGTGGCGGTCGGCGCCGGGGAAATCGGCGAGGCTGAGCGCCGGGGCGGCGCGCACGGCGTTGAGCGTGTAGAGTCCGGGCTGACCTTGGAGGGCCAGGTGCTGCTTGAGGGCGATGTTTTCGATGGCGCCGCCGTGGTTGGTCAGCGTCACGATGATCACGTCATTCGCGAGGGTGACGGTCTCGGCGAGGCCGAGGGCGGGCGCGGAAAGGGAGCCGGTGGCCGGGGTGGCAACGCCGGTGGCGGCGGCCGAAGCGCTTGCCGGGGCGCCGGTCGCGGCGGGAGTCGCCGCGGTTTCGGCGGGGGCGGGCGAGATGGGCAGCGGTGCCGGCGGCTTCGGCGCGTATTTCGCGCTGAGAATCATGCTCACCACTGCGGCGACGAGCAGGAGCACACCGATGGTCGTATTCTTTTTATCCATGAAAAAAGGGGATCAGGAGGGGGAAACTTTGGTGCAGACGGGCCGATGACGCGGCGGAACGGGATCTTCACCGCCCGGGTGCCACGGGCCGCACTTGGCGAGGCGGATGACGGTCAGGGCCACGCCGGCCAACAAACCGTGTTCGCGCAGGGCGTCGCGGGCGTAGTGCGAGCAGGACGGGGCGAAGCGGCAGCCGCAGGTGGGATTCAGAGCCACCAGCGCCGGAGACAGGGTGCGCTGGTAGAGCCAGATCGCGGCGTCGAGCACACGGACGGGCAGCCGGAGGATCCACGTTGCTGTCATTCTGAGCGAAGCGAAGAATCCAAGGGCCGGCGGATGTGCTGCGGCTGGATCCTTCGCTTCGCTCAGGATGACACGCTGTTGAGAATCAGTCATTTTTCGTTGGCGCCGGGAGCCGGCCGCAGGCGTGGACAAAGCGTTGCGCGGCCTCGGCGAATTCCATGCGGAGCAGGGCGGCGCGGGCGGTCAGGACCAGATCGAAGCCGGGCGGCACGAGGTGCTGGTGGCGGCGGTAAAGCTCGCGGAGCCGGCGCTTGGCGGCGTTGCGATGCACCGCGTTGCCCACGGCGGCCCGGGAGGCGACCACGCCCACGCGGGCGGGCGTGGCGGGTTCGTCGGCAGACCGGGTGCGCCAAGTCAGCAGGAAGGCCCCGCAATCCATGCGGCGGCCCTGCTCTCGGACGGCGCGGAAGTCGCTGTTGCGCCGCAGGCGCTGCCCGGCGCGAAGATGCATGCTCAGACGACGGTCAGGCGCTTGCGGCCCTTGCGGCGGCGGGCGGCGAGGACCTTGCGGCCGCCGCGGGTGGCCTTGCGGGCACGGTAACCGATCTTGCGGGCGCGTTTCTTGCGGTGCGGGCGGAATGTAGGCTTCATGGTTTTATGGCAAAAAGAGGGTCAGATTCGCCGGGGGGCAGGGGGGGTGTCAAGCGAGAGCTTTGGCCGGTGGCGGCACGTTCTGAATGCCCTGAAAACCGGCCGGGGCAAGCTTGGGGCGGGCTTGGCCAAGGCGGCCGGTGCGCCATGCCGCAGGGGTGGATCGGTCATCACGCCGGCAAACTAGCACAGGCCGCCGTCCCGGGCTGTTACTTTCTCGCCTCGCGTTTCCGATGTGAACAGCCTGCGGACAAATAGTTTTTGCGTCCAGGCTCCGCTGCCGCGACCTTGGGCGCATGGCCGAGCCATGCCGTCAACCGACCCGTTCACCGGACACCCCTCCCACCTCGAAGGCCCCCGCCTCCCCGGCGCGGAAGGATGGTCCGCTGTTTTGGACGGTCACGGGCAACGACTTCGGGCGCTCGATCAGCTGGGCGAAAAAGCAGCCGAATGCTCTTTCGCACCACATCAGGACCGCGGCCTCGTCCTCGCCCAGGAAGACGAAGTAGGCCTGCTGGAGTTGGCCGAACCGCGTTGGCACGAGTTGGGCGAGGCGATCCGGGCTTTCCGGGCGACCCTGCCGCTGGTGCGGTTGGAGGATTTTGGCTTCGATTCGGAGTCGGAGGATCCCTTTGAGGCCAACACCGCGCGCCTGCGCCGCATCGGCGGCGGGGTGGAGGCGCTGGCTTTCGCGGACACGCGCGACTCGGTCTATAAATTTTTCCTCTTTCGCGAAGGTGGCGACGTGGGGGCGACCTTTGCCTTCGCCCGCGGGGAAGGCGAGGTGCTCCAAGCGACCGCCGTGCCCGGCAGTTACCGGCGGCTGTTCGAGAAACTGCGCCTCACCCACCTGATCGGCATGCCCACGGAGATTGCCGGCATCACTCCGGAGGGCGTGGTCGTGGCCAAACAGACCTTTGGGCGCATGCTGCCGGAACAGACCGACGTGTCGGGACTGGATCCGGCGCGGTTCATCCCGATTCCCTCGCGCTTCCTGCGCGCGGATCGCGACCACCCGCGGCTGGCTTTTTTCGACACCGAACCGTGGCTCGTGGCCGACACGCATGATCGCAACATCGTTGTCGCGACGGACGGCTCCTGGCGGGTGATCGACCTCGTGGCGGCGCCGCTGCCGCCGGAGTGGCTGGGTGTGATACCGCTGTTCGCCGACTGGATTGAGCGGGCGCGGCACAACCCCCACGCGGAGATCCTCGCGGCGGTGAACGACGACGAACTATGAGCGCGCCAACCCCGTCCGCCCGCCATCCCGCCGCGGTGACCTTCCCCTGGTGGCGCAACCACGGTTTCCTGCTCGGGCTGGTCGGCGCAACCATCCTGGCCTTTTTGTTTCCGGGACCCGGGGCGCGCGGCGGGGCTTTGCACCCGGAACTGGTTAACAACGGCGGCATCGCACTGATCCTTTTTCTGCAGGGGTTGTCGCTCGCGGTGGAGAAAATCAAAAGCGGCGCCGGCAACTGGCGGCTGCACGGAATGATTCAGGGCTACACGTTTGTGGTTTTCCCCCTGGCGGGCGTGGCGCTGAACGCGCTCACCGCGGTGTGCTGGCCCAGCCAGCCCGAGGCGATCCGGCAGGGATTCCTCTACCTGTGCGTGCTGCCCTCGACGATTTCCACGTCCGTCGTGCTGACGGCCGTGGCCCGCGGCAACACGGCGGGCGCGCTCTTCAACGCCGCGCTTTCCAACATCGTCGGCGTGATTGCCACGCCGCTGCTGGTGCAGCTGCTGATGAACCGCACCGGCCAGGCGGGGCCGATCGGGCCGCTGCTGCTGAAGATCACGCTGCTTACGCTCGTGCCCTTCGCGCTCGGCATGGTGCTGCGGCCGCGGCTGGCGGCGTGGATTGACGCGCGCCGGGCTTGGGTGGCGCGCATCAGCAACACCGTCATTCTCTTCATCGTTTATTCCGCCTTCTGCGATTCCGTGCAGGACCGCGTCTGGGCCACGCACGGCCTCACGCTTACGTTGCAGGTGCTGGGCGTGACGCTCGGCCTCTTCGGCGTGATGTCGGCGTTGGTGTTCGCCACGTGTCGGCTGCTCCAGCTCGGGCGCGAGGACAAGATCGCGGCCTATTTCTGCGCGGTGAAGAAGACGCTGGCGATGGGCGTACCGCTCGCGGTGCTGATCTTCGGCGAGCGCGCCGACCTGCCGCTGATCCTGCTCCCGATCATGTTCTACCATCCCGTGCAGCTTTTCCTCAACGGCCTGCTGGCGAACCGCTGGGCGCGGGAAAAGGCGTAGCGCCGACCCTGGCCAAGGCCGCTGGAGGGCTCTACGCCTGATGTGTCGCCGTCCGGGGGAACTCGGCCCGCCCAAAGCAAAGGCGGGATCAATGATCCCGCCCTGCAAATAAACCGGACGGCGGCCCGCCCGCTCAGCCCTTCTGGTCGCGGTCGAGGAAGGCGAGGACGTTCTCCGCCTGCTTCTCGGTCACGCCGGTGTCCTTATAAACGATCTTGCCGCCCTTGATCACGTAGCACTCGCGGGAGGCGAACATCATGGCGCTCTGGCCGAAGGCCTTCACGACCTTCTTGTCGGTGTCGGCGAGCAGCGGGAACGGAAAATTGTTCGTCTCCTTGAATTTCTTCTGCGCCTCGACGTTGTCGGTGCTCACGCCGACCACCGCGGCTCCGCGCTTCGTGAGCTCGGTGCTGGCGTCGCGGAGCGAGCAGCCCTGCTTCGTGCAACCGCCGGTCAGCGCTTTCGGGTAGAACCACACGACCGTGTAGGTGTTCTTCGCATAAACGTCGCCGAGGTTCAGCGTCTCACCCGAGTCGGTCACGGCGGACACAACCGGGGCGTCGGCCCCAACCTGGAGCGAATCGGCGAAAGCGGACTGGAAAAAACCAAGCAGAGAGAAGGACATGAGGAGAAAGCGCAGGGGTTTCATGGAGCCCAGAGGCTAGCCAAGCCGCGCAGGTTGGCAAATTTTCGCAAAAAACCGTCGCCCGACAGGCAGAGGCGCATCCGGTTCCGGCCCGTCGGCTAAAAGTTTGCCAAAAACCCATCCTAAGGAACTTCGCCGCGCGCAACATGTTAGTGGGGGTGTCGAGCGCACCTAGGGTGCATTCGGCACACCAAACAATACCACCATGAAACAGACCACCACCCTCAAGCATCTCCTCCTTGCTGCGACGCTCGTCGCGGGCTTCGGCACCGCCGCCCGCGCCGATGACAGCCTGCCGCCGGCCGACCAGCCCGCGCCGATCACCAGCGACGTCAGTCTGCTGGGTTTGAGCTACGCCACGCTGACCTACAGCTACATCAACCTCGATGGCACCTCGGTGCACGCCGATGACTATGCCTTCGAGTTCAACCAGCCGCTCTCGGCCAACCTCGACGGCGTGTTCGCCTACGATTACGCCCAGACCAGCGTGATCGCCGGCTCCCGCCTGAAGACGCAGACGCTCAGCGCCGCCCTGCGGGCCTTCAGCACCGCCTATAGCTGGGGCAAGCCCTTCGCCGAGGCCGGCGTCGGCTACGCCCGCAGCCGCCTGGCTGGTGACAGCGACGACTCGTTTGTCTGGTCGCTCGGCGTGGGCGCGGAACTGCGCGTTTCCTCCCGTGCGACCGTGACCCCCTACATCCGCTATGTGGACGCGCCTGATTTGGACGGCAGCGGCGTGTTCAACTTCGGCGCGCGCGCCAGCTACTGGATCAACACATCCTGGGCGGCCACCGCCGGCTTCGAGGTGGATGACGACAAAAATACCGCGTTCACCGTCGGAACAAACTTCCGCTTCTGATTTCCCACCCAGGGTCCGCCGCAGGGCGGACACCGAAAGTGTGTGCAATGGGCCGCGGCGCAGGGGTGCGTCGCGGCCCTTATTTTTGAGCCAGATGCCGCGCGACCCAGGCGGAGGCGAACTGGGTCGCGATCACCGAGAAGGTGAACAGATACAGCCCGAAGCCGATGCGGATTTCGGCCACCGCGGCGGACTTCATCGCCACGATGAGGATGGCCACGACGAACACGTCGAGCATGGACCACTTGCCGAGCGACTCGACCCAGCCGTGCAGGCGGCGGACCCGCGCGAGGTCATGTTCGCGCTCCAGCCAGATGACCGCGAGCAGGCCGAGCTTCACACAGGGGAACACCAGGGTGAACAGCGTGAGGATGGTGAAGAGAAAATACTCGCCCTCCCGGAAAAGCGTGAAGATCCCGCCCACGACCGAAATGGCGTCGTTGAAGAGCCAGAACTTGGTGACCTTGAAGAAAGGAAAGAAGACGCCGGTGCCGAACAGCAGCAGGGCCGCCGCGATCAGCAGGGGGATGGCACGATGCGAGAGCGGCGTGGATTCAGGCATGCGAAAATCTGTAGGGCGGCTCCGGCTGGCTGCCACCACGAAAACCCGATCGCGGATCAGATATAATACATCTCGCCCGGCGACTTGGCCGCGAGCTGGTCGAGGGTGTAGCTCTTGAGCTTGGTGGCGAGGGCGTCGCGCACTTCGTGCCAGACCTGTTTCAGGCGGCGCCCGCTCTGGCCCTGGAAGTTGCCGCTGAGACCGAGGAACTCGCCCTCCACCGCGAGCATGATGTCGTGGAGGGAAATCTCCTCCGGCGGCCGGGCGAGGCGGTAGCCGCCGAGGTTGCCGCGGCGGCTGGTGATGAGGCCGGAGGTGCGGAGCTTGCCGAGGATCTGCGCCAGGAAGTTCGCGGGCACGGCCTCGGTGCGCGCGAGGTGGTCGATCTGCGCCAGTTCGCCCGAGCTTTCGATCCGGGCGAGCTCCGCCATCACGCGGCAGGCATAATCGACTTTGACGGAGATCTTCATGGCTCAGATCGCGTAATCGGTGTTCTCGGGTTTCACGAGTTCCGTGGGCGCGAGCAGCATGCCGGCGGCGACGGTGGCGTTGGTGCCCTGCTCGATCAGGATGAAGGAGCCGGTGAGGCGGTTGGTGGCATAGCCGTCGTAGAAAAGCGGCTTGGCGGTGCGGATGCGGATCTCGCCGAGGTCGTTCATCGCCAGTTCCGCCGGGGCGGAATTCGCGTCGAGGGTCTCCATGTCGAGGCGGCTCTCGATCTCGGTCACGATCGCCTGGACGGTGCTCGTGGTGTGCTTGAGGAAGTATTTCCGGCCGCGCTGGAGGGCGCGCGGGTGCATCCAGCAGACCTTGGCGTGCAACTCGGTGGCGCCGCCGGGCAGGGCGTCGAGGCCGACGAGCATGCTGCCGCGGCTCACATCCACGTCGTGCTCGAGCACGACCGAGACCGACTGTGGGCAGAAGGCCTCGTCCACGGACCCGTTGTAGGTGTGGATTTCCTTCACGGTCGAAACCACGCCGCCGGGGAGGGCCATCACCTTCTGGCCGACCTTGACGATGCCACCGGCGATCTGGCCGCTGAAACCGCGGAAGTCGTGGAGACGCTGGTCGGTCGGATTGTTCGGGCGGTTGACCCACTGCACCGGCAGGCGAAAACCGTTCAGGTTGTGGTCGCTTGCGATGTGAACGGTCTCGAGGTGCGCGAGCAACGTCGGGCCGGCATACCAGGGCGTGTGCTTCGAGGGTTCGACGACGTTGTCGCCGTTAAGCGCGCTGAGCGGGATGAACTTCACGTCCTTGATGTCGAGGCGCGGCAGGAACTCCTCGAACTGGGCGCGGATCTCGTTGAAGCGCGCCTCGCTCCAGTCCACGAGGTCCATCTTGTTGACGGCGACGACGAGGTGCGGGATGCGCAGGAGCGACGCGATGGCCGTGTGGCGGCGGCTCTGCTCGATCACGCCGAGGCGGGCGTCCACGAGCACGATGGACAGGTTGGCCGTCGAGGCGCCCGTGACCATGTTGCGCGTGTATTGGACGTGGCCCGGGGTGTCGGCGATGATGAACTTGCGCTTCGGCGTGGCGAAGTAGCGGTAGGCGACGTCGATGGTGATGCCCTGCTCGCGCTCGGCGCGGAGGCCGTCGGTGAGGTTGGCGAGGTTGATGGAGCCGCCGCCGGTGATGTCGGCGGAGCGCTCAAGGGCCTCGATCTGGTCCTCCATGAGCGACTTCGAGTCGTAGAGGAGGCGGCCGATGAGCGTGGACTTGCCGTCATCCACGCTGCCGCAGGTGTTGAAGCGGAGGATGTCGACGACCGGCACGGTCGGGCGGGAGGAAAGGGAGGAAGAGGTGGCGACCACGGACATGAAAAGTTGGCGTTGGCGGATTTTAGAAGTAACCCGCTTTCTTGCGGTCTTCCATGGCGGCCTCGGAGGCCTTGTCGTCGGCGCGCGAGCCGCGCTCGGTGACGCGGGCGGCGGCGACCTCGGCGATGATGTCGTCGAACGAGCTGGCGGGGCTCTCGACCATGCCGGTGCTGATCATGTCGGCGATGGTGCGGACGCGGCAGACCATGGTCTTGCGGGCCTCGGTCGGCTTGGGCCGGGCGCCGGCATAGGGATCGGGCTTCGATGCGTCGGTGTGGGCCGGCGGCACGGGCAGCCACTGGCCGCCGCGGCGGAAGCACTCGCGGGTGTGGCTGAAATAGATCGAAGGCACCTCGAGCTGCTCGCGCTTGATGTATTCCCACACGTCCATCTCGGTCCAGTTGCTCAGCGGAAACACGCGCATGTTCTCCCCCGCGTTGAGACGGCCGTTGTAGAGGTTCCAGATCTCGGGACGCTGGTTTTTCGGGTCCCACTGGCCGAAGCTGTCGCGGAAGCTGAAGAAACGCTCCTTGGCGCGGGCCTTCTCCTCGTCGCGGCGGGCGCCGCCGATGGCGCAGTCGAAGCGGAACTCCTCGATGGCGCCGAGGAGCACGGGGATCTGCAGTTTGTTGCGGCTGACCTCGCCGGGCGCCTGCGTGGCGGAGCCGTTGGCGAGGGCCTGGTCCACGGTGCGGACGATGAGCTTCGCGCCGAGCTGCTTCGCGCGGCGGTCGCGGAACTCGATCAGCTCGGGGAACTCGTGGCCGGTCTCGACGTTGAGGAACGGCATCGGGATGTCCGAGGGGCGAAAGGCCTTCTCGGCGAGGCGCAGCAGGCAGATGGAATCCTTGCCGCCGGAGAACAGCAGCACGGGGCGTTCGAATTCGCCCGCGACTTCGCGCATGATGTGGATGGCCTCCGTTTCCAGGAGGTCGAGATGGTCCAAGTGGTAATTCTTCATGACGCGGCGGCGGTCTGGGCAGCGTTCTTGCCCCACGCGGCGTGGAGGCCGCATTCGCGTTTTTCGTCGGCCTTGGCCGGGTCGAAGTAATCCCACTCGTTGGGCAGCTTGTGCTCGGCGAGGTAGGCTTCCATCTGCGCGTCGGTGAAGTGGAAGACGGGGCTCACCTTCAGGGCCCCGAAGTTCGCGTCGTGCGAGACGATGTCGAGGCCGGCGCGGTTCGGGTTCTGCACCTTGCGCAGGGCGGTGATCCAGACAGTCGGGGCCAGTTCCTTCATGCCGCGCTGGAAGGGCTCGAGCTTCATCACGCCGCTAAACTGCTTCAGGCCGGCCTCGTCGTCGAGCGAGGGAATGGGGCCGTGGACGGCGTCGCGGTGGGCGGGCGTCATCTTGGGCAGGTAGGGCTTGAGGTTGAGCTTCAGTTGGGCGCGCAACTGCTCGGCGTGCTTGTAGGTGGCGGGGCGGTTGTAGCCGTGGTCCACCCAGAGCACGGGGATGTCGGGCTGCGCCTGCGTGGCGAGGTGGAGCACGACGGCCTCGTAGGGACGGAAGTTGGTCGAGACGATCGCGCGGCCACCGGCCTGGGCGATGGCCCAGCGGACGACCTCGAGCGGCGACTTGGTGGCGAGCTCGGCGTTGAGTTTCGCGAGCTGTTCAGCGGTGAAGGACATGGGAAACGGATCAGTTGGTGGCGGGGGCCGGAGCAGCGGCGGCCTTGGCGGCGGCAGCCGCGGCCTGCGCGACGGCGGCCTCGGGCAGGAGGACGCGGCTGGCGAAGTCGCCGAAGCGCTCGCCGGTGACGCGCTCGTTCTTCCAGCGCGTAAAGAGGGGCTTCAGCTCGGCTTCGAGCTCGGCCTCTTTGATGACGTCCTTGTAAACCTTGTTGAGGCGCTGGCCGGAGACATCGCCGCCGAGCCAGAGCTGGTATTTGCCGGGCGCTTTGCCGACGAAGCCGATCTCCGCCATGTAGGGGCGGGCGCAGCCGTTCGGGCAGCCGGTGGAGCGGATGATGATCTCCTCGCTGGCGAGGCCGAGCTCGGCGGTGAGCTTCTCGATGCGGTTGATGATGCCGGGCAACGCGCGCTCGGACTCGGCGAGGCCGAGGCCGCAGGTGGGCATGGACGGGCAGGCCATCGAGGCGGCGTGGAGAATCGAGGCCTGGTCACTGGTCTTCACGCCGTGAGACTTGAGCAGGGCGTCGATCCCGGCGCGGTCGGCGGGCGGGACGTTGGCGAGAATGACGTTCTGGTTGGCGCTGAGGCGGAACTCAATGTGCGGGAACTTCTCCGCGACCTGGCGGAGCGCGGTCTTCATCGCGTGGCCCTCGACGTCCTTGATGCGGCCGGTCTGCACGAAGAGGGTGAGGAAATCCGAGTCGTCCACGGCGCGGTGCCACCCGTAGGTGTCGGTCGTCGAGGTGAACTCAAAGCGGCGCACGCCGGAGAGGGCGCCGTTGGTCCGGCGGTTGACCTCGGCGGTCATCCACTCGACACCGCGTTCGGCGACGACGTATTTCAGGCGGGCGTGCTTGCGGTTGGTGCGGTCACCGAAGTCGCGGTGGATGGTCAGCACGGCCTTGGCGACCTCGACGACCTTCTCGCGCGGGAAGAAGCCGATGACGTCGGCGAGGCGCGTGTAGGTGGCGTCGTTGCCGTGGCTGCGGCCCAGACCGCCGCCGACCGCGAGGTTGTAACCGAGGAGCTTGTCGCCCTCGACGACGGCGATGAAGCCGAGGTCGTTGGTGAAGACATCCATGTCGTTCGACGGCGGGATGACGAAGGAGGTCTTGAACTTGCGGGGCAGGTAAACCTGGCCGTAGAGCGGGTCGGTGAACGAGGTGTTCTCCGGCGCGTCGAGGTTGAGCTGGACGTTGTCCACCCAGATGGAGTGGTAGGCCGGGGTCTTGGGCGCGAGGGCCTCGGTGACGAGGTAGGCGTCCTTCACGACCTCGTCGCGGGCCCGGGTGGTGGCGGGCGTGGGCGAGACGGTGATGTTGCGGTTGACGTCGCCGCAGGCCGCGAGGGT
This DNA window, taken from Oleiharenicola lentus, encodes the following:
- a CDS encoding YebC/PmpR family DNA-binding transcriptional regulator gives rise to the protein MAGHNKWSKVKRLKAVTDARKGKVFSRLSRDITMAAKAGGGDPDGNARLRTLLLKAREANMPAENVDRAIKKGTGELPGVVFEELHYEGYGPGGVAFVVQATTDNKVRTAQNIRSIFSVHGGNLAQNGAVAFQFLHAGQFLVAKDLVAEDKLMEIALEAGADDVITSEQGHEVRCGIHAFDKVAHALEKAGLKPESAEIAYIPTTTVPVDAATAASLEKLHDALDADDDVSAVYSNEDAG
- a CDS encoding YidC/Oxa1 family insertase periplasmic-domain containing protein → MDKKNTTIGVLLLVAAVVSMILSAKYAPKPPAPLPISPAPAETAATPAATGAPASASAAATGVATPATGSLSAPALGLAETVTLANDVIIVTLTNHGGAIENIALKQHLALQGQPGLYTLNAVRAAPALSLADFPGADRHTAYALVSKSETEAVYRATTPTLEITRRYSLAKEAGRDNYQIRHETTFRNLTDAAQVMPKAVFNLGTAVPLNAADYGMYLNTGYGDGEDTHFIARSDLEGGGFLSWIGVKDGRPPAFIERPSAVTWATVKNQFFCMILTPDQPGSGVRAERVKLDPNAPVDDHRLYGVTGYAQFELKPLAAGASSTFGANYYAGPKEYKRLGNADIFKHGEEKVMQFDSFFFNKIFLSGFFAPLLLTIMNWVHGLMAHVSPSWAWGWAIVITTLGLKIVFLPLTLAASKSAKRMAKLQPHMQALREKYKDNPQKMQAETLRIFRENKVNPVGGCIPILITIPFFVGFFAMLQSASDLRFAEFLWVADLSAPDTIARVFGLPVNIMPILMGATMIIQMKLTPMPSADPAQQTMFKIMPWIFTLFCYTFASGLALYSTINGLFTIGQQMIINRLPEPDLPINNPEGAKAGGMKNVTPKKKK
- the yidD gene encoding membrane protein insertion efficiency factor YidD, with the translated sequence MTATWILRLPVRVLDAAIWLYQRTLSPALVALNPTCGCRFAPSCSHYARDALREHGLLAGVALTVIRLAKCGPWHPGGEDPVPPRHRPVCTKVSPS
- the rnpA gene encoding ribonuclease P protein component; protein product: MHLRAGQRLRRNSDFRAVREQGRRMDCGAFLLTWRTRSADEPATPARVGVVASRAAVGNAVHRNAAKRRLRELYRRHQHLVPPGFDLVLTARAALLRMEFAEAAQRFVHACGRLPAPTKND
- the rpmH gene encoding 50S ribosomal protein L34, coding for MKPTFRPHRKKRARKIGYRARKATRGGRKVLAARRRKGRKRLTVV
- a CDS encoding bile acid:sodium symporter family protein encodes the protein MSAPTPSARHPAAVTFPWWRNHGFLLGLVGATILAFLFPGPGARGGALHPELVNNGGIALILFLQGLSLAVEKIKSGAGNWRLHGMIQGYTFVVFPLAGVALNALTAVCWPSQPEAIRQGFLYLCVLPSTISTSVVLTAVARGNTAGALFNAALSNIVGVIATPLLVQLLMNRTGQAGPIGPLLLKITLLTLVPFALGMVLRPRLAAWIDARRAWVARISNTVILFIVYSAFCDSVQDRVWATHGLTLTLQVLGVTLGLFGVMSALVFATCRLLQLGREDKIAAYFCAVKKTLAMGVPLAVLIFGERADLPLILLPIMFYHPVQLFLNGLLANRWAREKA
- a CDS encoding peroxiredoxin yields the protein MKPLRFLLMSFSLLGFFQSAFADSLQVGADAPVVSAVTDSGETLNLGDVYAKNTYTVVWFYPKALTGGCTKQGCSLRDASTELTKRGAAVVGVSTDNVEAQKKFKETNNFPFPLLADTDKKVVKAFGQSAMMFASRECYVIKGGKIVYKDTGVTEKQAENVLAFLDRDQKG
- a CDS encoding outer membrane protein: MKQTTTLKHLLLAATLVAGFGTAARADDSLPPADQPAPITSDVSLLGLSYATLTYSYINLDGTSVHADDYAFEFNQPLSANLDGVFAYDYAQTSVIAGSRLKTQTLSAALRAFSTAYSWGKPFAEAGVGYARSRLAGDSDDSFVWSLGVGAELRVSSRATVTPYIRYVDAPDLDGSGVFNFGARASYWINTSWAATAGFEVDDDKNTAFTVGTNFRF
- a CDS encoding paraquat-inducible protein A; this translates as MPESTPLSHRAIPLLIAAALLLFGTGVFFPFFKVTKFWLFNDAISVVGGIFTLFREGEYFLFTILTLFTLVFPCVKLGLLAVIWLEREHDLARVRRLHGWVESLGKWSMLDVFVVAILIVAMKSAAVAEIRIGFGLYLFTFSVIATQFASAWVARHLAQK
- a CDS encoding RrF2 family transcriptional regulator, producing the protein MKISVKVDYACRVMAELARIESSGELAQIDHLARTEAVPANFLAQILGKLRTSGLITSRRGNLGGYRLARPPEEISLHDIMLAVEGEFLGLSGNFQGQSGRRLKQVWHEVRDALATKLKSYTLDQLAAKSPGEMYYI